A stretch of the Gemmatimonadales bacterium genome encodes the following:
- a CDS encoding ATP-dependent 6-phosphofructokinase, with amino-acid sequence MRIALSTGGGDAPGLNAVIRGAVLAAVGRGWSVYGIQRGFGGLLGNDRVLTLGPNEVRGITHVGGTILGTTNRGDPFKWPTPQPDGSIKEIDRSDDVLAAFAAHGFDALVTIGGDGSLRIAQKLFEKGLPVIGVPKTIDNDVSGTVMTFGFDTAVSTATDALDKVHSTAESHDRVMVVEVMGRYAGWIALNAGVSGSADVILIPEIPFDIESVCRKIRERDARGRRFSVVVVAEGATPKGGAPVVQAAAAVGGGMERLGGIAAVVAKAIEERTGKEARALTLGHLQRGGTPTTFDRLLSLRFGAAAIRCCATRTFGVMVALTPPTVSYVSLKDALAKPKLVPLDADTILTAREIGVCLGD; translated from the coding sequence ATGCGCATAGCGCTCTCGACCGGGGGCGGCGATGCGCCGGGGCTGAACGCGGTGATTCGCGGCGCGGTGCTGGCGGCGGTGGGCCGAGGCTGGTCGGTGTACGGCATCCAGCGCGGGTTCGGCGGGCTGCTCGGCAACGATCGCGTCCTCACCCTGGGTCCCAACGAGGTGCGCGGCATCACCCACGTCGGGGGCACCATCCTCGGAACCACCAACCGGGGCGATCCCTTCAAGTGGCCGACGCCACAGCCGGACGGGTCGATCAAGGAGATCGACCGCTCGGACGACGTGCTGGCGGCGTTCGCGGCGCACGGCTTCGACGCGCTGGTGACGATCGGCGGGGACGGTAGCTTGCGCATCGCGCAAAAGTTGTTCGAGAAGGGGCTGCCGGTGATCGGCGTGCCCAAGACGATCGACAACGACGTGAGCGGCACGGTCATGACGTTCGGTTTCGACACTGCGGTCTCGACTGCGACGGACGCGCTCGACAAGGTGCATTCGACGGCGGAGAGCCACGACCGGGTGATGGTGGTGGAAGTGATGGGTCGGTACGCTGGGTGGATCGCGCTCAACGCCGGTGTTTCCGGGAGCGCCGACGTCATCCTGATCCCCGAGATCCCGTTCGACATCGAGAGCGTGTGTCGGAAGATCCGGGAGCGTGACGCGCGCGGCCGGAGGTTCAGCGTGGTCGTGGTGGCGGAGGGGGCGACGCCGAAGGGCGGAGCGCCCGTGGTGCAGGCGGCCGCGGCCGTAGGCGGCGGGATGGAGCGTCTGGGCGGCATCGCCGCGGTAGTGGCGAAGGCGATCGAGGAGCGCACCGGCAAGGAGGCTCGCGCGCTCACCCTCGGCCATCTCCAGCGCGGCGGGACGCCTACGACTTTCGACCGTCTGCTCTCGTTGCGATTCGGCGCCGCGGCCATCCGGTGCTGCGCGACGCGGACGTTCGGCGTGATGGTCGCCCTCACTCCGCCCACCGTCAGTTACGTGTCGCTCAAGGATGCGCTCGCGAAGCCCAAGCTGGTGCCGCTCGACGCCGACACGATCCTGACGGCGCGCGAGATAGGCGTCTGTCTGGGCGACTAG
- a CDS encoding SelT/SelW/SelH family (seleno)protein: MRISIEYCVVUNYEPRAAGLAAEIRQRYPEAEISLQQSSGGVFEVTVDGRLVFSKKALGRHAKPGEIVALVNQCA; this comes from the coding sequence ATGCGCATCAGCATCGAGTACTGCGTCGTCTGAAACTACGAGCCACGCGCCGCCGGTCTGGCGGCGGAGATCCGGCAACGGTATCCGGAGGCGGAGATATCGCTCCAGCAGTCGTCGGGCGGGGTGTTCGAGGTCACCGTTGACGGCAGGCTCGTCTTCTCCAAGAAGGCGCTCGGACGGCACGCCAAGCCGGGGGAGATCGTGGCTCTGGTGAACCAATGCGCATAG